The following are encoded in a window of Mustela nigripes isolate SB6536 chromosome 1, MUSNIG.SB6536, whole genome shotgun sequence genomic DNA:
- the LOC132011390 gene encoding olfactory receptor 52H1-like, producing MYNLSCYNPSSFILVGIPGLERFHSWIGIPFCVIYVLAIVGNCTLLYLIAVEHSLHEPMYFFLAMLATTDFILSTDTVPKLLSNLWLGSQEITFSGCLTQMFFLHFSFVVDSAILLAMGFDRYVAICFPLRYTTILTPQVVIKVMLTITVRSFCVILPDVFLLKRLPFCGTRIIPHTYCEHIGVARLSSADISINIWYGFSVPLMTVFSDVIFIAVSYAFILPAVFQLSSQGARQKALSTCGSHVCVILMFYTPATFSILAHRFGHSVPRNVLILFANFYVAIPPALNPVVYGVKNKQIQDKFILLFSLKKTQ from the coding sequence ATGTATAATTTGAGCTGTTACAATCCCAGTTCCTTCATCCTTGTGGGAATACCCGGTCTGGAGAGATTCCACAGCTGGATCGGGATTCCCTTTTGTGTCATCTATGTTCTGGCTATTGTGGGCAACTGCACCCTTCTCTACCTCATTGCTGTAGAGCACAGCCTCCATGagcccatgtatttcttccttgctATGCTGGCTACCACGGACTTCATCCTGTCCACAGACACAGTGCCCAAACTACTCAGTAACCTCTGGCTGGGCTCCCAGGAAATTACCTTCTCTGGCTGTCTCACTCAGATGTTTTTCCTCCACTTCAGCTTTGTAGTGGACTCAGCCATCCTGTTGGCCATGGGATTtgatcgctatgtggccatctgcttCCCCTTGAGGTACACCACCATCCTGACTCCACAGGTGGTCATCAAGGTTATGCTGACCATCACCGTGAGGAGCTTCTGTGTCATCTTGCCAGATGTTTTTCTGCTGAAACGGTTACCCTTCTGCGGGACACGCATCATCCCACACACATACTGTGAGCACATAGGTGTTGCTCGGCTTTCTTCTGCTGACATCTCCATCAACATCTGGTATGGATTTTCTGTGCCTCTCATGACTGTCTTCTCGGATGTGATCTTTATTGCTGTTTCCTATGCCTTCATCCTTCCTGCTGTCTTTCAGCTCTCATCTCAGGGTGCCCGTCAGAAGGCCCTCAGCACTTGTGGTTCCCATGTCTGTGTTATTCTCATGTTTTACACACCTGCCACCTTCTCCATCCTTGCTCATCGCTTTGGGCACAGTGTCCCTCGAAATGTGCTCATCCTATTTGCCAACTTCTATGTGGCCATCCCCCCTGCTCTAAATCCTGTTGTCTACGGAGTGAAGAACAAGCAGATCCAAGACAAatttattctgcttttctctttaaaaaagacacaatGA